The Beijerinckiaceae bacterium genome has a window encoding:
- a CDS encoding efflux transporter periplasmic adaptor subunit — protein sequence MMGSVGRSSYENMIISIARAESPAQSPAARAKSAVQSLITRLRGRRMPEGIVKSNGRIEATQVDVAAKYAGRIATMTVEEGDEVTAGQVVATISSPEYEAQLRGAQAQVLRAKQALAESVALIAQRNSDLTFARTDLERGKSLLERGNITQQVVDQRRNKFEAADAAYLAATAQRDQAQFAIKAAEADVERLESILVDLVLVSPRSGRVQYRLARAGEVVAAGQRVLTILDLNDVYMTIYLPADDAGKLALGDEARIIADPIPEYVIPATVSFVATDAQFTPKSVETAEERQKLMFRVKLQVDPKVLGKYHRQVKTGVRGIGFARTDPSIAWPDDLVVKLPE from the coding sequence ATGATGGGATCGGTCGGTCGATCGTCTTACGAAAATATGATTATTTCAATTGCGCGGGCCGAATCACCGGCGCAAAGCCCCGCCGCGCGGGCTAAATCAGCGGTGCAATCCCTCATCACCCGCCTGCGCGGCCGCAGGATGCCGGAGGGGATCGTGAAATCGAACGGCCGCATCGAAGCCACGCAGGTCGACGTTGCGGCAAAATACGCGGGCCGGATTGCGACGATGACGGTGGAGGAGGGCGACGAGGTCACGGCTGGACAGGTCGTCGCCACCATCTCATCGCCGGAATATGAAGCCCAGCTCAGAGGTGCGCAGGCCCAGGTGCTGCGCGCCAAACAGGCATTGGCGGAATCTGTTGCGCTCATCGCCCAGCGCAACAGCGATTTGACCTTCGCCAGAACCGACTTGGAACGCGGCAAGAGCCTGTTGGAGCGGGGGAATATTACCCAGCAGGTTGTCGATCAGCGACGTAACAAGTTCGAAGCGGCCGATGCCGCATATCTTGCGGCCACCGCCCAGCGCGATCAGGCCCAATTCGCAATCAAGGCGGCCGAGGCCGATGTCGAACGACTCGAGTCGATTCTGGTTGATCTGGTGCTCGTTTCCCCGAGGAGCGGACGCGTGCAATACAGGCTCGCCCGCGCCGGCGAGGTGGTCGCCGCGGGCCAGCGCGTTCTGACAATCCTTGACCTGAACGATGTCTATATGACGATCTACCTTCCAGCCGATGATGCAGGAAAGCTCGCTCTCGGCGACGAGGCTCGCATCATTGCCGACCCCATTCCAGAATATGTCATCCCCGCGACAGTCAGCTTCGTCGCGACCGATGCGCAGTTCACGCCAAAGAGCGTCGAAACTGCCGAGGAGCGTCAGAAACTGATGTTTCGTGTCAAGCTCCAGGTGGATCCCAAGGTTCTGGGAAAATACCACCGGCAGGTGAAGACGGGCGTCCGCGGCATCGGCTTCGCTCGCACCGATCCCTCGATCGCATGGCCGGATGATCTCGTGGTGAAGCTTCCAGAATGA
- a CDS encoding multidrug ABC transporter ATP-binding protein, producing the protein MTDPIARLKRVTHRYGATYALDHVTIDIPARCMVGMIGPDGVGKSTLLALVSGVRKIQAGQVTVFDGDMANAAYRRMNCARIAYMPQGLGRNLYPTLSVFENIDFFGRLFGQSEAERRARIDELLKATALDPFGDRPAGKLSGGMKQKLSLCCALMHDPDLLILDEPTTGVDPLSRGQFWDLIDSIRARRPQMSVIVATAYMEEAERFDWLAAMDDGKVIARGAPKDILKQANETSLEGAFIALLPQDKRAQHQKVVVRPRVASADEIPAIEAVGLTRRFGDFVAVDNVSFRIGRGEIFGFLGSNGCGKTTTMKMLTGLLQASEGWAKLFGKPIGSDNMQMRRNVGYMSQAFSLYTELTVRQNLDLHAHLYHLPPRQIEGRIEELLQRYDLKEVAAARPEGLPLGIKQRLQLAVAVLHKPAILILDEPTSGVDPIARDAFWRTLIDLSRDDGVTIFLSTHFMNEAERCDRISLMHAGKVLAVGTPQDLVKERGSDSLEDAFISYLVDAAGIDRPQKSGPPAPDVAAAGDHAIVSKRFDPERLWAYARREAMELLRDPIRLSFAFLGPLILMIAFGYGISFDVENLKYAAFDQDQTPESRALLESFAGSRYFSEQPPVGTTAEMDARFRSGELSLVIEIPSGFGRDLENLHSPEVAVWIDGAMPFRGETARSYVSGIALQYAKDRAVERLGPNAALSSVNVETRFRYNQSFKSVNAMVPGVIVLMLILIPAIMSAIAVVREKETGSIANFRSTPISKFEFLFGKQLPYIAVAMASFILLLLLAIVVFGVPVKGSFATLALGTLLYVFATTGFGQLISTFTRTQVAAVFATAILSVVPAVNFSGLLVPVSSLSGGARFLGLTFPSAWYQPISVGTFTKALGLSDLWFNIFILAGFAVAYLIAAQLLLRKQEA; encoded by the coding sequence ATGACGGATCCCATCGCCCGGCTCAAGCGCGTAACGCACCGATACGGGGCAACATACGCGCTCGATCACGTAACCATCGACATTCCCGCGCGCTGCATGGTGGGAATGATCGGGCCGGACGGTGTCGGTAAATCCACGCTGCTCGCGCTGGTGTCCGGGGTGCGCAAGATCCAGGCCGGGCAAGTAACCGTCTTCGATGGAGACATGGCGAATGCCGCTTACCGCAGGATGAATTGCGCTCGCATCGCCTACATGCCGCAAGGGCTTGGCCGCAATCTCTATCCGACGCTCAGCGTTTTTGAGAATATCGACTTCTTCGGCCGTTTGTTTGGCCAGTCAGAGGCGGAGCGCCGCGCGCGCATCGATGAACTATTGAAGGCAACCGCACTCGATCCCTTCGGGGATCGCCCGGCCGGCAAGCTGTCTGGCGGCATGAAGCAGAAACTCAGCCTGTGCTGCGCGCTGATGCATGACCCGGACTTGCTCATTCTCGACGAGCCGACGACCGGCGTCGATCCGCTCTCGCGCGGCCAGTTCTGGGACCTCATCGATTCGATCCGGGCCCGGCGTCCGCAGATGAGCGTGATCGTGGCGACCGCCTATATGGAGGAGGCCGAGCGGTTCGACTGGCTTGCCGCCATGGACGATGGCAAGGTGATCGCGCGCGGAGCACCAAAGGACATCCTAAAGCAGGCGAACGAGACCTCCTTGGAAGGCGCCTTTATCGCGCTCCTGCCGCAAGACAAGCGTGCCCAGCATCAAAAGGTCGTCGTGCGCCCGCGCGTGGCTAGCGCCGACGAAATCCCCGCGATCGAGGCGGTGGGGCTGACCCGCCGCTTTGGCGATTTCGTCGCCGTGGACAATGTGAGTTTCCGCATCGGGCGCGGCGAGATTTTTGGCTTCCTCGGCTCTAATGGCTGCGGCAAGACGACCACTATGAAAATGCTGACGGGGCTACTGCAGGCGAGCGAAGGCTGGGCAAAGCTATTCGGAAAGCCGATAGGCTCGGACAATATGCAGATGCGCCGCAACGTCGGCTATATGTCCCAGGCATTTTCCCTCTACACCGAACTCACTGTCCGGCAGAATCTCGATCTGCACGCGCATCTTTACCATCTACCGCCCCGGCAGATCGAAGGCCGCATTGAGGAATTGCTACAGCGCTACGATCTGAAAGAGGTGGCCGCCGCCCGGCCGGAAGGCTTGCCGCTCGGTATCAAGCAAAGGCTGCAGCTCGCCGTGGCAGTGCTGCATAAGCCGGCCATCCTCATTCTTGACGAGCCGACGTCGGGCGTCGATCCGATCGCCCGCGACGCTTTCTGGCGTACACTGATCGACCTGTCGCGGGACGACGGCGTCACCATTTTCCTTTCAACTCACTTCATGAATGAAGCCGAGCGTTGCGACCGTATCTCGCTGATGCATGCAGGCAAGGTGCTTGCGGTTGGAACGCCGCAGGATCTTGTCAAGGAACGAGGCAGCGATTCGCTCGAAGATGCCTTCATCAGCTATCTCGTCGATGCGGCCGGTATCGACAGGCCGCAGAAGTCCGGACCGCCAGCGCCGGACGTCGCCGCCGCGGGCGATCATGCGATCGTGTCGAAACGGTTCGATCCGGAGCGACTCTGGGCCTATGCCCGGCGCGAAGCCATGGAGCTGCTGCGCGATCCCATCCGTCTGAGTTTCGCCTTCCTTGGTCCTCTCATTTTGATGATCGCCTTCGGCTACGGCATTTCCTTCGATGTCGAGAATCTGAAATACGCGGCCTTCGATCAGGACCAGACGCCGGAAAGCCGCGCGCTGCTCGAAAGCTTCGCGGGTTCGCGGTATTTTTCCGAACAGCCACCAGTCGGCACAACGGCGGAGATGGACGCTCGGTTCAGAAGCGGCGAACTGAGCCTTGTCATCGAAATCCCATCCGGTTTCGGCCGCGATCTCGAAAATTTACATTCGCCGGAAGTTGCTGTCTGGATCGACGGTGCCATGCCGTTTCGGGGTGAAACCGCGCGGAGCTATGTTTCCGGGATCGCCCTGCAATATGCGAAGGATCGCGCCGTGGAGCGTCTCGGCCCTAATGCGGCCCTGAGCTCGGTCAATGTGGAAACACGCTTCCGCTACAACCAATCCTTCAAGAGCGTCAACGCCATGGTTCCAGGCGTCATTGTGTTGATGCTTATCCTTATTCCAGCCATCATGTCGGCCATCGCTGTGGTGCGCGAGAAGGAAACCGGCTCCATCGCCAATTTCCGTTCGACGCCTATCAGCAAATTCGAGTTCCTCTTCGGCAAGCAGCTTCCCTATATAGCGGTCGCGATGGCGAGCTTTATCCTTCTGCTGCTTCTCGCCATCGTTGTGTTCGGCGTGCCGGTCAAGGGGTCTTTCGCCACGCTCGCGCTTGGGACGTTGCTTTACGTGTTCGCGACGACAGGCTTCGGTCAGCTCATCTCGACCTTCACCCGCACGCAGGTCGCAGCCGTGTTTGCGACCGCCATCCTCTCAGTGGTCCCGGCCGTGAACTTTTCCGGTCTGCTCGTGCCGGTGTCGTCCCTATCCGGTGGGGCGAGGTTTCTCGGCCTGACATTCCCGTCGGCCTGGTATCAGCCGATTAGCGTCGGCACCTTCACCAAGGCGCTCGGCTTGTCCGATTTGTGGTTCAATATATTTATCCTTGCCGGCTTCGCCGTAGCCTACCTTATCGCCGCGCAATTGTTGCTACGGAAACAGGAAGCATAA
- a CDS encoding patatin, which yields MKTETVSTRAGRRPKIGLALGSGSARGWAHIGILEALDEEGIRPDVVSGCSIGALVGASYVVGRLRDLKQWAEALTWYEIIGLVDVSFNSGGLISGSHIRSALTKLGIGGPIESYATRFVAIATDLSTGREVWLERGAIDEAVRASIALPGLLNPYPSEGGWLVDGGLVNPVPVSPCRAFGAEITIAVNLNGDLVGRRGAGWSVANDVATPTKEKLEALNRFAGELPDALREPIIRFVTRLLRPGPHAPGYFDVLTNSVNIMQDRITRSRLAAEPPDLLLLPRLAGFNLMDFTRAGEAAAEGRRCVRESLSAIRNLL from the coding sequence ATGAAAACAGAAACTGTGTCAACCAGGGCTGGTCGTCGCCCCAAGATCGGTTTAGCACTTGGCAGCGGTTCGGCGCGCGGGTGGGCTCATATTGGTATTCTTGAAGCCCTAGATGAAGAGGGCATCCGGCCGGACGTTGTTAGTGGCTGTTCGATAGGTGCCCTGGTTGGCGCGTCCTACGTTGTCGGTCGGCTGCGCGATTTGAAGCAGTGGGCGGAGGCCCTCACATGGTATGAGATCATCGGCCTGGTAGACGTCAGCTTCAATTCGGGCGGCCTTATCAGCGGCAGTCACATCCGCTCTGCTTTGACAAAACTGGGAATTGGCGGACCTATAGAGAGCTATGCGACCCGTTTCGTTGCGATCGCAACCGATCTTTCGACCGGCCGAGAGGTCTGGCTCGAGAGAGGAGCGATTGATGAGGCGGTCCGCGCGTCGATCGCACTACCCGGCCTCCTGAATCCGTATCCATCAGAAGGCGGATGGCTCGTTGACGGTGGCCTCGTCAATCCGGTTCCGGTGTCCCCTTGTAGGGCATTCGGTGCCGAAATCACGATCGCGGTCAATCTCAATGGCGATTTGGTCGGCCGTCGTGGTGCCGGCTGGAGCGTAGCGAACGACGTCGCCACTCCGACCAAAGAGAAGTTGGAAGCCTTGAACCGTTTCGCCGGCGAGCTGCCGGACGCACTGCGCGAGCCGATTATACGATTCGTGACACGACTTTTGCGCCCGGGTCCTCACGCCCCCGGCTATTTCGACGTTCTGACGAATTCAGTCAACATCATGCAGGACCGAATAACCCGCAGCCGTCTGGCCGCCGAGCCGCCCGATCTATTGCTGTTGCCAAGGTTAGCAGGCTTCAATCTGATGGATTTTACTCGGGCGGGAGAAGCGGCTGCTGAGGGGCGACGTTGCGTGCGTGAGTCTTTGTCAGCAATCCGCAATTTGCTTTGA
- a CDS encoding hydrogenase 4 subunit B yields MSVMAFLMWLIAAQLATAVLAVAIVRTNRATPIIYSAASASSALLFTAVLVHFVGGTFVTLNLTLPLGLPWLGAHFRLDALAAFFLLVINLGGAAASLYGIGYGRHEAEPQRVLPFFPAFLAGMNLVVLADDAFTFLWSWEFMSLASWALVMAHHREEDNVRAGYVYIVMASLGTLALLLAFGLLAGPDGNYAFDAMRIQSRSPLWAGVLLGLVLLGTGSKAGLVPLHVWLPLAHPAAPSHVSALMSGVMTKVAIYGFIRIVFDLLGPPAWWWGVPVLAAGGGTAVMGILYALMQTDLKRVLAYSTIENIGLIFVGLGLALAFDAAGLRAAGALALTAALFHVLNHMLFKSVLFFGAGAVLTATGERQMDRLGGLIHHMPVTSFIFLVACAAISALPPLNGFVSEWLLFQAILLSPQLPHWGLKLLVPAVGALIALSAALAAACFARAFGVVFLGRPRTLAAERAVEIDRWSLGAMAGLAALCVIAGIVPGFVIDGIGSVVQAVTSARMPTQESIKWLSIVPIAESRSSYNGLLVFLFIAASASLAAYVIHRLASHAIRRAPAWDCGFPDPSPATQYTATSFAQPIRQVFGTFVFRAREHVEMPAPGELRPARIDVEMHDPAWELVYTPVTAAVSFVGGKLEYLQFLTIRRYLSIVFGALVFLLVVLALWP; encoded by the coding sequence ATGTCGGTCATGGCGTTCCTCATGTGGTTGATCGCCGCACAGTTGGCAACAGCCGTGCTGGCTGTCGCCATTGTCCGAACGAACAGGGCGACGCCCATCATTTACAGTGCGGCGTCGGCAAGCTCGGCCCTGCTTTTCACCGCTGTCCTGGTCCACTTTGTTGGCGGCACTTTTGTAACTTTGAATTTGACGCTGCCGCTCGGATTGCCTTGGCTCGGCGCCCATTTCCGATTGGATGCGCTTGCTGCGTTCTTTCTCCTCGTTATTAATCTGGGGGGCGCGGCAGCAAGTCTCTACGGCATTGGCTACGGTCGGCACGAGGCCGAGCCGCAGCGTGTGCTGCCGTTTTTCCCGGCATTCCTTGCGGGGATGAATTTGGTAGTTCTGGCAGATGACGCTTTCACCTTCCTGTGGTCGTGGGAATTCATGTCGCTCGCCTCTTGGGCGCTGGTGATGGCGCACCATCGCGAAGAGGACAACGTCCGCGCGGGCTATGTGTATATCGTCATGGCAAGCCTCGGTACCCTGGCACTTCTACTCGCGTTCGGACTTCTGGCTGGCCCCGATGGCAATTATGCCTTCGATGCGATGCGAATCCAAAGTCGATCCCCGCTGTGGGCGGGAGTTTTGCTCGGTCTCGTTCTTCTTGGCACGGGATCGAAGGCGGGTCTCGTGCCGCTCCACGTTTGGCTGCCGCTCGCTCATCCTGCCGCACCGAGCCATGTCTCGGCGCTGATGAGCGGTGTGATGACCAAGGTCGCAATCTACGGCTTCATTCGCATCGTCTTCGACCTCCTTGGTCCGCCGGCCTGGTGGTGGGGAGTCCCTGTCCTGGCCGCCGGGGGTGGAACTGCGGTGATGGGCATTCTCTACGCGCTGATGCAGACGGATCTCAAGCGCGTCCTCGCATACAGCACGATCGAGAACATCGGCCTCATCTTCGTCGGCCTCGGTCTTGCTCTCGCCTTCGACGCGGCCGGCTTGCGTGCCGCAGGCGCCCTCGCGCTGACGGCAGCACTGTTCCACGTCCTCAATCACATGCTCTTTAAGAGCGTCCTGTTTTTCGGAGCGGGGGCCGTACTCACGGCGACTGGTGAGCGGCAGATGGACCGCCTCGGCGGTCTCATCCACCACATGCCGGTCACGAGCTTTATCTTTCTGGTGGCCTGTGCCGCCATTTCGGCGTTACCTCCGCTGAATGGGTTCGTCTCCGAATGGCTGCTATTCCAGGCAATCCTATTAAGCCCCCAGCTTCCACACTGGGGGTTGAAGCTCCTGGTTCCCGCCGTCGGCGCGCTGATAGCCTTATCGGCGGCGCTCGCAGCGGCGTGCTTCGCTCGAGCATTCGGTGTCGTCTTCCTCGGGCGGCCCCGCACATTAGCCGCAGAACGCGCTGTCGAGATCGATCGTTGGTCGCTCGGCGCGATGGCCGGACTCGCCGCTCTCTGTGTCATTGCCGGTATCGTACCCGGTTTCGTGATCGACGGCATCGGATCCGTTGTTCAAGCGGTCACCAGCGCCCGGATGCCGACGCAAGAGAGCATAAAATGGCTTTCGATCGTACCGATTGCAGAAAGTCGCAGTTCGTATAATGGCCTTCTCGTTTTCCTGTTTATCGCCGCCTCGGCTTCTTTAGCGGCCTACGTCATTCACCGTCTGGCATCACATGCTATCCGCCGTGCCCCAGCCTGGGACTGCGGTTTTCCAGATCCTAGTCCGGCGACGCAGTATACGGCGACCAGCTTCGCGCAGCCGATTCGACAGGTCTTCGGCACCTTCGTTTTCCGCGCTCGTGAGCATGTTGAAATGCCGGCGCCCGGCGAGCTGCGCCCCGCGCGGATCGACGTAGAAATGCACGACCCCGCCTGGGAGCTCGTCTACACACCAGTCACGGCTGCTGTCTCGTTCGTAGGAGGAAAGCTCGAATACCTCCAGTTCCTGACGATTCGCCGCTATCTTAGCATTGTCTTCGGTGCCCTTGTATTTCTATTGGTAGTGCTCGCCCTGTGGCCCTGA
- a CDS encoding XRE family transcriptional regulator, translating into MIVDGQTVITATQLRAARALLCIDQRALAEMSGLSVPTIQRMEASEAVIRGNVDSLMKLVAALDAAGIELINEGTVSPSGGRGVRLKSEFDSRKPYHGNKLAAEAARGIRARA; encoded by the coding sequence ATGATAGTGGATGGCCAGACGGTGATCACCGCTACACAGCTACGGGCCGCGAGAGCCCTTCTTTGCATAGACCAACGGGCACTCGCGGAGATGTCCGGCTTGTCGGTGCCAACGATCCAGCGCATGGAGGCCAGCGAAGCGGTGATTCGCGGCAATGTAGACTCGCTGATGAAACTTGTTGCAGCCCTGGATGCCGCTGGCATCGAGCTCATCAACGAGGGCACGGTCAGCCCATCTGGTGGGCGGGGAGTACGGCTGAAAAGCGAGTTCGATAGCCGCAAGCCTTACCATGGAAATAAGCTGGCTGCGGAAGCCGCGCGTGGTATTCGGGCGCGCGCGTGA